One genomic region from Natrinema caseinilyticum encodes:
- a CDS encoding glycosyltransferase family 2 protein, with protein MYRRHTIGVIVPAYNEEGHIGDVLATMPDFVDRIYAVDDRSTDDTWRVIQEYAAASRQPDDESTGTETVDDGDERLRTSLPDGGSVVGSKIVPIRHAENKGAGGALRTGYVRARDDGVDIAVTMDADGQMDPDQLPSLLDPIVEGDADYAKGNRLADQLSRREMPPFRLFGNWLLTQLTKIASGYWRLQDPQNGYTAISHKALSAIDIESLPDDHDYPNDLLVRLNIAGMRTADVSMPAVYDDEESTIRYRTFVPLTSVTLLRGFLRRMWAQFTTDRRHPAVLCYTTGIAVLLSSIAIATVSAVNAVSGEPSVREPIAALFAFLAGVGLLVVAMHVDARDNARLEVRR; from the coding sequence ATGTACCGAAGACACACGATCGGCGTGATCGTCCCGGCGTACAACGAAGAGGGTCACATCGGTGACGTACTCGCAACGATGCCCGATTTCGTCGATCGAATCTACGCCGTGGACGACCGCTCGACCGACGATACCTGGCGTGTTATCCAGGAGTACGCCGCGGCATCGAGACAGCCGGACGACGAGTCCACCGGAACCGAAACGGTAGACGACGGTGACGAGCGGCTTCGGACGTCGCTTCCCGACGGTGGTTCCGTCGTCGGGTCGAAGATCGTCCCGATTCGTCACGCCGAGAACAAGGGTGCCGGTGGCGCGCTCCGAACCGGTTACGTCCGAGCACGGGACGACGGCGTCGACATCGCGGTTACGATGGACGCGGACGGACAGATGGATCCCGATCAACTTCCGTCGCTGCTGGATCCAATCGTGGAGGGCGACGCCGACTACGCGAAGGGAAACCGACTCGCCGATCAACTCTCCCGGCGGGAGATGCCTCCGTTCCGTCTGTTCGGCAACTGGCTGTTGACCCAACTTACGAAGATCGCAAGCGGATACTGGCGCCTGCAAGACCCTCAGAACGGATACACCGCGATTTCACACAAAGCGCTGTCGGCTATCGACATCGAATCGCTTCCGGACGATCACGACTACCCGAACGATCTACTCGTCCGACTGAACATCGCCGGAATGCGTACTGCCGACGTGTCGATGCCGGCGGTCTACGACGACGAGGAGAGCACCATCCGGTATCGCACCTTCGTCCCGCTAACCTCGGTGACACTGCTCAGGGGCTTTCTCCGTCGGATGTGGGCACAGTTCACCACCGATCGCCGTCATCCCGCCGTCCTCTGCTATACGACGGGGATCGCAGTGTTGCTCAGTTCGATCGCCATCGCGACCGTCAGCGCCGTGAACGCCGTCAGCGGCGAGCCTTCCGTCCGCGAGCCGATAGCGGCCCTGTTCGCGTTTCTCGCCGGTGTCGGACTGCTCGTGGTCGCGATGCACGTCGACGCACGGGACAACGCACGGCTGGAGGTGCGTCGCTGA
- a CDS encoding DUF354 domain-containing protein, translating to MRVIVTIQHPGHVHFFKHAIRELESLDHDIYVFARENEVTVELLERAGIDHEVLAGESNSLFSLAAVQATYETRLLRRARRINPDVITAIGGVAASHVASVVGATSVVFYDTEHATIIKKLAYPFADVVCTPECYRGDIGSKQVTYPGYHELAYLHPDRFEPDPSVLDDTGLTPSDTIVVMRLSSWDSSHDLGQGGFEDPVDVVDRLEDAGSTVLLTSEVELPSELESYRYTLAPDRMHDLLAYADCFVGEGATMAAEAAVLGTPAVYVNSLSLGYVTELDQTYGLVFSCNGTDRHARSLERSISIIEEDDQSKWRRRRDRLLDDQIDVTDVIVRQVETATSGANPDHSTIAPNLG from the coding sequence ATGCGCGTAATCGTCACGATCCAGCACCCGGGTCACGTTCACTTTTTCAAGCACGCGATCCGGGAACTCGAATCGCTGGACCACGACATCTACGTCTTCGCTCGCGAAAACGAAGTGACGGTCGAACTGCTCGAGCGCGCCGGGATCGACCACGAAGTGCTGGCCGGCGAATCGAACTCGCTGTTCTCGCTTGCCGCGGTGCAAGCGACCTACGAGACCCGACTCCTCCGTCGAGCGCGCCGCATAAACCCGGACGTAATCACGGCTATCGGCGGTGTCGCTGCGTCTCACGTCGCGTCCGTGGTCGGCGCAACGAGCGTCGTCTTCTACGACACGGAACACGCGACGATCATCAAAAAGCTCGCGTATCCGTTCGCCGATGTCGTCTGTACGCCGGAGTGCTACCGAGGCGACATCGGCTCGAAGCAGGTTACGTACCCAGGCTATCACGAACTCGCGTACTTGCATCCCGACCGATTCGAGCCCGACCCCTCGGTCCTCGACGATACCGGGCTGACGCCGAGTGACACCATCGTCGTGATGCGTCTGAGCAGCTGGGACTCCTCGCACGACCTCGGACAGGGCGGATTCGAGGATCCAGTCGACGTCGTCGACCGCCTCGAGGACGCCGGGTCGACCGTCCTGCTCACGTCAGAAGTCGAACTTCCGAGCGAACTCGAGTCGTACCGATACACGCTGGCACCGGACCGAATGCACGATCTGCTGGCCTACGCGGACTGTTTCGTCGGCGAAGGAGCGACGATGGCCGCGGAAGCCGCGGTCCTCGGCACGCCGGCCGTGTACGTAAATTCTCTCTCGCTGGGATACGTGACCGAACTCGACCAGACGTACGGGCTCGTGTTCAGCTGTAACGGCACCGATCGCCATGCCCGCTCGCTCGAGCGGTCGATTTCGATTATCGAAGAAGACGACCAGTCGAAGTGGCGGCGCCGACGCGACCGCCTCCTCGACGATCAGATCGACGTGACGGACGTCATCGTTCGACAGGTCGAGACAGCCACCTCCGG
- a CDS encoding nucleotide sugar dehydrogenase: MTTIISDTEKRADDRESEHHALETSRDGTTLEHPSDQSTREATICVVGLGYVGLPLAVGFAQSNYRVIGYDIDETTVERLQAGTDTTGDLSDEAIQDGDIAYTTDASEISEADYVIITVPTPIDEDDRPDLGYIESAAKTVGSKMDPGTTVILESTVYPGSTREILVPALEDASDLTTGEDFFVGYSPERATPADGEHGLQDVVKVVGAQSEKVLDDVATLYESVVDAGVHRAPSIEVAEACKVIENIQRDVNIALVNEFSKIFEQMGLDTREVLEAARTKWNFHDYRPGLVGGHCIPVDPYFFAHRAKRAGATPELTLTSRKVNESMPNHVAELTIKALNQCNKTLRESRVLVLGLTYKSNVSDIRSSKVADVVDHLREFDIDVAGYDPHADADAVRESFDIDVQESFSLDGFDAILLATSHSAFSDIEIDDIATAIDDDGALIDVAGAFESEDAADAELVYRSL; the protein is encoded by the coding sequence ATGACCACAATAATCAGCGACACGGAGAAGCGAGCAGACGACCGAGAGAGCGAGCATCACGCGCTCGAAACGAGTCGCGACGGAACGACCCTCGAGCATCCGTCGGACCAGTCGACGCGCGAAGCGACAATCTGTGTCGTCGGACTCGGCTACGTCGGACTGCCACTCGCCGTCGGATTCGCGCAGTCGAACTATCGCGTGATCGGATACGATATCGACGAGACGACGGTAGAGCGTCTCCAGGCAGGTACCGACACGACCGGTGACCTCTCCGACGAAGCGATTCAAGACGGCGATATCGCGTACACGACCGACGCATCCGAAATAAGCGAGGCCGATTACGTTATTATCACCGTCCCAACGCCCATCGACGAAGACGACCGGCCGGATCTGGGATACATCGAAAGCGCGGCGAAGACCGTCGGTTCGAAGATGGATCCAGGGACGACTGTCATCCTCGAATCGACCGTCTACCCGGGCTCGACGCGCGAGATTCTCGTTCCAGCGCTCGAGGACGCATCCGATCTAACCACCGGTGAGGACTTCTTCGTCGGGTACTCGCCGGAGCGCGCCACCCCCGCGGATGGCGAGCACGGACTTCAGGACGTCGTCAAGGTCGTCGGTGCGCAGTCCGAAAAAGTTCTCGACGACGTCGCGACGTTGTACGAATCGGTCGTCGACGCGGGCGTTCATCGCGCTCCCTCTATCGAGGTCGCGGAGGCCTGTAAGGTCATCGAGAACATTCAGCGAGACGTCAACATCGCGCTCGTCAACGAATTCTCGAAGATTTTCGAACAGATGGGACTCGACACGCGCGAGGTGCTCGAGGCAGCGAGGACGAAGTGGAACTTTCACGACTACCGACCGGGCCTCGTCGGTGGCCACTGCATTCCGGTCGACCCGTACTTTTTCGCTCATCGAGCGAAACGAGCAGGGGCGACACCGGAGTTGACGCTTACGAGTCGGAAGGTAAACGAGTCGATGCCCAACCACGTGGCCGAGCTGACGATCAAAGCTCTCAACCAGTGTAACAAGACGCTGCGAGAGAGCCGCGTACTCGTACTTGGACTGACGTACAAATCGAACGTCAGCGACATTCGCAGTTCGAAGGTGGCCGACGTCGTCGATCACCTCCGCGAGTTCGACATCGACGTCGCTGGATACGATCCGCATGCGGACGCCGACGCAGTTCGAGAATCGTTCGACATCGACGTCCAGGAGTCGTTTTCGCTCGACGGGTTCGACGCCATCCTCCTCGCGACGTCGCACTCGGCATTTTCGGATATCGAAATCGACGACATCGCAACCGCCATCGACGACGATGGCGCCTTGATCGACGTCGCCGGAGCGTTCGAATCGGAAGACGCAGCCGACGCCGAACTCGTCTATCGCAGCTTATAA
- a CDS encoding carboxypeptidase-like regulatory domain-containing protein yields the protein MGGSDQAGDSGGAGGDGADTGDGSGGDDSSGDSGGDDSGGDSGGDDSSGDSGGDDSGGDSGGDDSGGDSGGDDSGGDSGGDDSGGDETYSLPVAVEDQDGNGVSGATLTIDLPSGETMTETVGDNGEILFKEASEGEYTLTATAEGYGTDDKTIQLDSSRDDPVTLTIEEDQETYSIQGTVTNESGEPIDGATVHLKNLRRSTEVRDDGTYEIPNLEPGDYTVIVSADGYKEAEKKVTIKDSDEEDVKMKLKKKDDGDDGGFDWPFMISPGV from the coding sequence ATGGGCGGCTCCGATCAGGCCGGCGATAGCGGTGGGGCGGGCGGCGACGGTGCCGATACCGGTGACGGCAGTGGTGGCGATGATAGCAGCGGAGACTCCGGTGGCGATGACAGTGGCGGAGACTCCGGTGGCGATGATAGCAGCGGAGACTCCGGTGGCGATGACAGTGGCGGAGACTCCGGTGGCGATGACAGTGGCGGAGACTCCGGTGGCGATGACAGTGGCGGAGACTCCGGCGGCGACGATAGTGGCGGTGACGAAACGTATTCACTGCCAGTGGCGGTGGAAGATCAGGACGGCAACGGGGTTTCAGGCGCAACTCTCACCATCGACCTACCGTCCGGGGAGACCATGACGGAAACCGTCGGGGATAACGGTGAGATCTTGTTCAAAGAGGCCAGTGAAGGCGAATACACGCTCACCGCAACCGCTGAAGGATACGGAACCGACGATAAAACCATCCAGCTCGATAGCTCGAGAGACGATCCAGTTACGCTGACAATCGAAGAAGATCAGGAGACGTACTCAATTCAGGGAACCGTAACGAACGAGAGCGGCGAACCGATTGACGGCGCCACGGTTCACCTCAAAAACCTCCGCAGGAGTACGGAGGTCAGAGATGACGGCACATACGAGATCCCCAATCTCGAGCCCGGCGATTACACGGTTATCGTATCCGCAGACGGGTACAAAGAGGCGGAAAAGAAAGTCACGATCAAGGACTCGGACGAAGAGGATGTCAAGATGAAACTAAAAAAAAAGGATGACGGAGACGACGGCGGTTTTGATTGGCCGTTCATGATTTCCCCCGGAGTATAG
- a CDS encoding SPW repeat protein, translated as MSESTTNEPTAGESTTRRQGESDSQKWLSGLVSLIGLWMAVSPFVYPEATAMLWNNLLVGGAIFLLAGYNYYRITTGHSTSTGVMSLVALLALWMIVSQWAIGGEVAMSGLTVAGTGLVWSNVISGIVAAVLSAYVAYAGGRGVRTGTAAGTR; from the coding sequence ATGAGCGAGTCCACCACGAACGAACCGACGGCCGGTGAATCGACCACCCGCAGGCAGGGTGAATCGGACAGTCAGAAGTGGCTGAGTGGTTTGGTCTCCCTGATCGGTCTCTGGATGGCCGTTTCACCGTTCGTCTATCCGGAGGCGACGGCCATGCTGTGGAACAATCTTCTCGTCGGTGGGGCCATCTTCCTCCTTGCGGGCTACAACTACTATCGGATCACTACCGGCCACTCGACCAGTACCGGCGTGATGTCGCTCGTCGCGTTGCTCGCGCTGTGGATGATCGTCTCTCAGTGGGCCATCGGCGGTGAGGTTGCGATGAGCGGCCTCACGGTCGCCGGAACGGGGCTCGTCTGGAGTAACGTCATCTCCGGAATCGTCGCCGCCGTGCTCTCGGCGTACGTCGCGTACGCAGGCGGCCGCGGCGTCCGCACCGGGACGGCCGCCGGAACCCGGTAA
- the glmS gene encoding glutamine--fructose-6-phosphate transaminase (isomerizing), which yields MCGIIARIGHGNAAETLLSGLENLEYRGYDSAGIAVQNGSGVKVHKCSGEVSDLKSTLTTRPHGNMGIGHTRWSTHGPPTDENAHPHTDTAGDVAVVHNGVIDNYDELRVELQAMGHVFESETDTEVIPHLIDEYLKSTGDTELAVRQAVDTLEGSYAIAAIVDGEEAVYAARKGSPLVLGLDDEEWYLASDVPAFLDHTDEVIYLEDGDMVVLEPDSYRITDLHGEPLERPIDTVDWDPEDAGKGGYDHYMLKEIDTQPTSLSNTIEGRIDDGTVDFEDLQAGTFEDVDTVQFVACGTSYHAAMYGGQLLRSAGVRTEVLRASEYGSMSGPVDDATLAVAVTQSGETADTLDAVRTASERGARTLAVTNVVGSTAAREADDAVYIRAGPEVGVAATKTFSSQAVTLGLLTQHVAADIPDATPLDDRASMLESLEDLPAHVETVLETTQAAALAETYRDSESYFFIGSGFGHSVALEGALKFKEITYEHAEGFASGELKHGPLALVTEETPVFAVYTGGEDEKTTTNAIEAQSRGAPIVAVGPDDHSLVDIADAHLSVPDTHPVWAGLLANVQLQLLSYYAAKLLDRPIDKPRNLAKSVTVE from the coding sequence ATGTGCGGTATCATCGCGCGAATCGGCCACGGTAACGCAGCGGAAACGCTGCTTTCCGGCCTCGAAAATCTCGAGTACAGGGGCTACGATTCGGCGGGAATCGCCGTTCAGAACGGCTCCGGCGTCAAGGTTCACAAGTGTTCGGGCGAGGTGTCCGACCTCAAATCGACGTTGACCACTCGCCCCCACGGGAATATGGGGATCGGTCACACCCGGTGGAGTACACACGGTCCGCCGACGGACGAGAACGCCCATCCACATACCGATACGGCTGGTGACGTTGCCGTCGTTCACAACGGTGTCATCGACAATTACGACGAACTGCGAGTGGAACTTCAGGCGATGGGTCACGTCTTCGAGAGCGAGACCGACACCGAAGTCATTCCACACCTCATCGACGAGTACCTGAAGTCGACCGGCGATACCGAGCTGGCGGTCCGGCAGGCAGTCGACACCCTCGAGGGGAGCTACGCGATCGCGGCGATCGTCGACGGCGAAGAGGCCGTGTACGCCGCACGGAAGGGGTCGCCGCTCGTCCTCGGTCTCGACGACGAAGAGTGGTACCTCGCCAGCGACGTTCCGGCGTTTCTCGATCACACGGACGAAGTGATCTACCTCGAGGACGGCGACATGGTCGTCCTCGAGCCCGATTCCTATCGTATTACGGATCTTCACGGTGAGCCCCTCGAGCGGCCGATCGACACCGTAGACTGGGATCCGGAGGACGCGGGGAAAGGTGGGTACGATCACTACATGTTAAAGGAAATCGACACGCAGCCGACGTCGCTCTCGAATACGATCGAGGGCCGGATCGACGACGGGACCGTCGATTTCGAGGATCTTCAGGCGGGAACGTTCGAGGACGTCGACACGGTTCAGTTCGTCGCCTGCGGAACCTCGTATCACGCTGCGATGTACGGCGGACAGCTGCTGCGGTCCGCCGGCGTCCGGACGGAAGTTCTTCGCGCGAGCGAGTACGGATCGATGTCCGGCCCGGTCGACGACGCGACCCTCGCCGTCGCGGTCACCCAGAGCGGTGAAACGGCCGATACGCTCGATGCGGTCCGGACTGCGTCAGAACGCGGCGCGCGAACGCTCGCCGTGACGAACGTCGTCGGATCCACCGCCGCACGCGAAGCCGACGACGCGGTCTACATCCGCGCCGGCCCGGAGGTCGGCGTCGCGGCGACGAAAACGTTTTCCTCGCAGGCGGTCACACTCGGACTCCTCACCCAGCACGTCGCCGCCGACATCCCCGACGCGACTCCCCTCGATGATCGGGCGTCGATGCTCGAGTCCCTCGAGGACCTCCCGGCGCACGTCGAGACCGTCCTCGAGACGACGCAGGCGGCGGCCCTCGCCGAGACGTACCGCGACAGCGAGTCGTACTTCTTCATCGGCAGCGGGTTCGGGCACTCGGTGGCCCTCGAGGGCGCGTTGAAGTTCAAGGAGATCACGTACGAACACGCGGAAGGGTTCGCTTCGGGAGAACTCAAACACGGGCCGCTCGCCCTGGTGACCGAGGAGACGCCGGTGTTCGCGGTCTACACCGGCGGCGAAGACGAGAAGACGACGACGAACGCGATCGAGGCACAGTCACGCGGCGCGCCGATCGTCGCCGTCGGTCCGGACGACCACTCCCTCGTGGACATCGCCGACGCGCACCTCTCGGTTCCGGACACACATCCCGTCTGGGCGGGCCTGCTCGCGAACGTGCAGTTGCAACTGCTCTCCTACTACGCCGCCAAGTTGCTCGATCGGCCGATCGACAAGCCGCGCAATCTCGCGAAGAGTGTCACGGTCGAGTGA
- a CDS encoding helix-turn-helix transcriptional regulator, whose product MVPTSQIGVEAALASIHSTVSIDTISASILSHHDVHVFASSAIGQPIADRSGGPLYLLQLLRATSFWEMTLIVVLFLLISGLVGIRIAETLSNRDLELSSLPLIADSTDRADDTNHSRAADHRAYEYYLSPETPPELLSDEGKVVRLLVANHGRIRQHRITEETGWSKSKVSRICSRMHADGTIEKASVGRENVITLSNRTPDGQAQSDDVENPLP is encoded by the coding sequence ATGGTGCCCACTTCCCAGATTGGAGTCGAAGCCGCGCTCGCATCGATTCACAGCACTGTCTCGATCGATACGATTTCGGCTTCGATCCTTTCCCACCACGACGTTCACGTGTTTGCCTCGAGTGCTATCGGTCAGCCGATTGCCGATCGATCCGGCGGGCCATTGTACTTGTTGCAACTCCTTCGTGCGACGTCGTTCTGGGAGATGACCCTTATCGTGGTTTTGTTCCTGTTGATCAGCGGGCTCGTTGGTATTCGAATAGCCGAAACGCTATCGAACCGTGATCTCGAGCTTTCGTCGCTTCCGCTGATCGCAGACTCGACAGATCGCGCAGACGACACGAACCACTCACGCGCAGCAGATCATCGGGCGTACGAATACTATTTGTCGCCCGAAACCCCACCCGAGCTCCTGAGCGACGAGGGAAAGGTGGTCCGACTGCTCGTCGCAAATCACGGCCGTATTCGCCAGCATCGAATCACAGAAGAAACAGGTTGGTCAAAGTCGAAGGTTAGCAGGATCTGCTCGCGAATGCACGCAGACGGCACGATCGAGAAGGCATCGGTTGGTCGAGAGAACGTCATTACCCTGTCCAACCGAACGCCGGACGGACAGGCACAGTCGGATGACGTCGAGAATCCGCTTCCATAA